In one Nitrospirota bacterium genomic region, the following are encoded:
- a CDS encoding methyltransferase domain-containing protein, whose translation MKPGILTFNWHESYIHLLARTGYYFDVVEKWKGGRFGWIEEFRPVPPNCRLVSEDEAKAGLNAGAYARIIAHNINDLISVNEWTIPKILIFHNKLSTEIALGGNTVNREAYLENVRQLIDSTKNLILVFISKAKMEDWGMKGEIILPGVDTAEYGSWRGDAHKVLRVGNFLMERDIILGYSVQNRLLKGLPSIVLGLNPNIADSYVPKSWEEFKDFMRSHRVYLNATGHPYEDGYNLAALEAMATGMPVVSIANPSSPIEDGINGYVSSDEAYLRGRIEELLKNGSLAESLGERARETVMDKFPIESFVKEWKRILGNPIYNFKDNRHDSTKDNAEGVGGETLSMTDISKNDYFRQERRDVETLIPSGAKRILDVGCGEGILGRRLLEKGASEVVGIEISPHVCKRAEKNLAGVICADIEEIDLPFDEGYFDCVILADILEHLRAPLSTLKKLKKHLSDSGVIVASIPNVRYHGIINMLVEGHWKYEDHGILDKTHLRFFTRKEIERLFAEAGFEITGITANIDPAYNSLSDPFSGEISFGRVSLRGLTPEELKDLFVFQYLIKVQKAGVEVRRLNDAVKTAIEAENPDKAKKVLEEHLSLHPADTDVLFRYAEVCFKLGLVDKARESLEKILIFEPDREDALGLRRTIK comes from the coding sequence GTGAAACCCGGGATACTTACATTTAACTGGCACGAATCCTATATACACCTTCTTGCCAGGACAGGCTATTATTTTGATGTGGTTGAAAAGTGGAAGGGGGGCAGGTTTGGCTGGATAGAGGAGTTCCGTCCTGTTCCTCCTAACTGCCGTCTTGTATCTGAAGATGAGGCAAAGGCAGGGCTTAATGCCGGAGCTTATGCCAGGATTATTGCCCACAATATTAATGACCTTATCTCTGTCAACGAGTGGACAATACCGAAAATCTTAATCTTTCATAATAAACTCTCCACTGAGATCGCACTTGGTGGCAACACCGTAAATAGAGAGGCATATCTCGAAAATGTCCGTCAATTAATTGATTCAACCAAAAATCTGATCCTGGTCTTTATCTCGAAGGCAAAGATGGAAGACTGGGGAATGAAAGGAGAAATAATCCTTCCAGGTGTTGACACTGCTGAATATGGTAGCTGGAGGGGAGATGCACATAAGGTATTGAGGGTTGGAAATTTCCTGATGGAGCGGGATATAATCCTCGGTTATTCCGTACAGAACAGACTTCTGAAGGGGCTTCCCTCTATAGTACTTGGTCTTAATCCAAATATAGCTGATTCATATGTGCCGAAGAGTTGGGAGGAGTTCAAGGATTTTATGAGGAGTCACAGGGTTTATCTGAATGCCACCGGACACCCTTACGAAGATGGATATAATCTTGCGGCGCTTGAAGCAATGGCAACGGGGATGCCTGTTGTCTCCATTGCAAATCCTTCATCTCCGATTGAAGACGGTATTAACGGCTATGTATCTTCAGATGAGGCTTATCTGCGAGGCAGGATAGAGGAGTTGTTAAAAAACGGGTCACTGGCAGAATCCCTTGGCGAAAGGGCAAGAGAAACAGTTATGGACAAATTCCCGATAGAGAGTTTTGTTAAAGAGTGGAAAAGGATTTTGGGTAACCCAATTTATAATTTTAAAGACAACAGGCACGACAGCACAAAGGATAATGCTGAAGGGGTAGGGGGAGAGACACTTTCCATGACTGATATAAGTAAAAACGATTATTTTCGCCAGGAGAGAAGGGACGTGGAGACTCTTATTCCCAGCGGAGCAAAGAGAATTCTGGATGTGGGTTGTGGAGAGGGTATCCTTGGCAGAAGGCTTTTGGAGAAGGGGGCAAGTGAAGTAGTCGGTATAGAGATTTCTCCGCATGTGTGCAAAAGGGCTGAAAAGAATCTGGCAGGGGTCATATGTGCAGATATAGAAGAAATTGATCTTCCATTTGATGAGGGATATTTTGACTGTGTGATTCTGGCTGACATACTGGAGCATCTGAGAGCCCCCTTGTCCACATTAAAAAAACTGAAGAAACACCTTTCTGATTCAGGGGTTATTGTGGCGAGTATCCCGAATGTCAGATACCATGGCATTATAAATATGCTGGTTGAAGGACACTGGAAGTATGAAGACCATGGTATTCTTGATAAAACCCATCTGAGATTTTTTACCAGGAAGGAAATAGAGAGACTCTTTGCAGAGGCAGGTTTCGAGATAACAGGGATAACCGCCAATATTGACCCTGCATATAATTCGCTGAGCGACCCCTTTTCAGGAGAGATATCCTTTGGCAGGGTCTCTTTGAGGGGGCTTACCCCCGAGGAGTTGAAGGACCTCTTTGTATTTCAATATCTGATAAAGGTGCAGAAGGCAGGGGTTGAGGTTCGGAGGTTGAACGATGCTGTAAAGACTGCCATTGAAGCAGAGAATCCTGACAAGGCAAAGAAGGTGCTTGAAGAGCATCTATCTCTTCACCCGGCTGATACGGATGTCCTTTTCAGGTATGCAGAAGTGTGCTTCAAGCTTGGGTTGGTGGATAAGGCCAGAGAGAGTCTTGAAAAAATACTTATATTTGAGCCTGATAGAGAGGATGCTTTGGGGCTGAGAAGGACTATAAAATAG
- a CDS encoding glycosyltransferase — MIFEKNIEALRIIKSELAEVIIRTRRDNDLHILTTRNGMPSIKAGNVTLHSRYNPLKESESWVEHHREKIEKSSLICVLGFGLGYHILQLCETTPADIVVFEPRVDILKAAFELMDLTPVLSRIRFVAGDEIPRLKKGFLVLEHKPSVNLNPEHFEKIRSRLNVFKDIKKGLKIMVVGPVYGGSLPIAGYCANALSNLGNEVDFVDNSRYKDVFLSIDSITDDKAHQYRLREMFVSFVSEAVIARCLEIKPDLVFALAQAPLTEASLQKLRENKIPTAFWFVEDFMVMDYWQRVAPFYDYFFTIQKGQFFETLKGIGVKKFSCLPLAASMDVHKKTEPSGDELKICGSDVSFVGAGYYNRRKFFEGLLDFDFKIWGNEWNLNSPLGRCIQRSGERIDTEDIVKIFSASKINVNLHSSAYHEGVNPYGDFVNPRTFEIAACEGFQLVDARSEIQELFKVGEEIVCFEDLSDLRYKIRYYLNNPDERKAIARKAMERVRKDHTYELRMEEMLDLISSMGYDFPPWHSEGEVVEELIDAAGMETELGRYLARFTDKGKVGLDDIVEDIRAGEGALSDVEKIFLLMDSIQQQYAVKK, encoded by the coding sequence TTGATTTTTGAAAAAAACATAGAAGCTCTCAGAATAATAAAGTCTGAACTTGCAGAGGTCATCATCAGGACCCGAAGGGATAATGACTTGCATATATTAACCACAAGAAACGGCATGCCTTCTATAAAGGCAGGCAATGTCACGCTACACAGTCGTTACAACCCTCTAAAAGAATCAGAATCTTGGGTTGAACATCACAGAGAAAAAATTGAGAAGTCATCTCTAATCTGTGTCCTTGGTTTTGGTTTGGGGTATCACATCCTGCAACTCTGCGAGACCACACCGGCGGATATAGTCGTTTTTGAGCCGAGGGTGGACATTCTGAAGGCAGCCTTTGAGCTTATGGATTTAACCCCTGTTCTTTCGAGAATCAGGTTTGTTGCCGGTGATGAAATACCACGGTTAAAGAAAGGTTTCCTTGTTTTGGAACATAAACCTTCAGTGAACCTGAACCCTGAACATTTTGAGAAGATTCGTTCAAGGTTGAATGTTTTTAAAGATATCAAAAAAGGTTTGAAGATTATGGTAGTCGGTCCTGTTTATGGTGGTTCCCTCCCCATTGCCGGCTACTGTGCCAATGCCCTGAGTAACCTTGGTAATGAGGTTGATTTTGTGGACAACAGCAGATATAAGGATGTTTTTCTATCCATTGACAGTATCACTGATGATAAGGCGCATCAGTACCGGTTGAGGGAGATGTTTGTCAGCTTTGTGTCAGAGGCTGTAATTGCAAGGTGTTTAGAGATTAAACCCGATCTTGTCTTCGCCCTTGCCCAAGCCCCTTTAACCGAAGCTTCACTTCAGAAACTCAGGGAGAATAAAATCCCGACCGCCTTCTGGTTTGTTGAAGACTTTATGGTGATGGATTACTGGCAGAGGGTTGCCCCTTTTTATGATTATTTTTTTACCATTCAGAAGGGACAGTTTTTTGAGACTTTGAAAGGTATTGGTGTGAAGAAGTTTTCCTGTCTCCCCCTTGCCGCCTCTATGGATGTTCATAAGAAAACAGAGCCGTCAGGAGATGAGTTAAAGATATGCGGAAGTGATGTTTCTTTTGTTGGTGCAGGATACTATAACAGGAGAAAGTTCTTTGAGGGGCTGCTCGATTTTGACTTCAAGATATGGGGGAATGAATGGAACCTGAACTCCCCCCTTGGAAGATGTATTCAGAGGTCGGGTGAACGGATAGATACAGAGGATATAGTGAAAATATTCAGTGCATCAAAGATTAACGTAAACCTCCATTCCTCAGCATACCATGAGGGAGTTAACCCTTATGGTGACTTTGTAAATCCAAGAACCTTTGAGATTGCAGCATGTGAAGGATTTCAGCTTGTTGACGCCCGGTCCGAAATACAGGAACTCTTCAAGGTCGGAGAAGAGATAGTCTGTTTTGAAGACCTGAGCGACCTGAGGTATAAAATCAGATATTACCTCAACAATCCCGATGAGAGGAAGGCAATAGCCAGGAAGGCTATGGAGCGTGTTAGGAAGGATCATACTTACGAACTCAGGATGGAGGAGATGCTTGACCTTATCTCCTCAATGGGATATGACTTCCCGCCGTGGCATTCAGAAGGTGAGGTTGTTGAAGAACTTATTGATGCTGCCGGAATGGAAACAGAGCTTGGCAGATATTTGGCACGATTCACGGATAAGGGCAAAGTAGGACTTGACGACATTGTGGAAGATATAAGAGCAGGCGAAGGGGCCCTTTCAGATGTTGAAAAGATTTTTTTGCTGATGGATTCAATACAACAACAGTATGCAGTTAAGAAGTAG